The Bombus pascuorum chromosome 9, iyBomPasc1.1, whole genome shotgun sequence genome has a window encoding:
- the LOC132910994 gene encoding DNA damage-regulated autophagy modulator protein 1-like, with protein sequence MDKEDFLVNLHYLPIILFISLPSVFILTYIIAVLLGHVEAEFPYISDAATYAPESCIFAQFINMIAMLMSFLVYIRYSQVKECSSTFRLQHSLPKWNHWALIFGLISTFGLSVVANFQETSVIVVHFIGALLCFGGGTAYFWTQAVCSFYLHPLGCSLKLAHLRAALSTFCTVCFVVTLITGVLARLAYKGTNPRKWYKEDGGWELHVASTITEWLCAAAFCVYILTFTEEFRDVKVTHPKVISTLNRTRLSNEALNESQDSAMGHNRDATTIT encoded by the exons ACATAATAGCAGTTCTATTGGGTCATGTGGAAGCCGAGTTTCCTTACATCTCGGATGCAGCTACCTATGCACCGGAAAGCTGCATATTCGCCCAGTTTATCAACATGATCGCAATGCTCA TGTCCTTCCTCGTCTACATAAGATACTCTCAAGTGAAAGAATGTTCGAGTACGTTTAGGTTGCAACATTCTCTACCGAAATGGAACCATTGGGCCTTGATTTTTGGCCTAATATCGACGTTTGGTCTCTCAGTGGTCGCAAACTTTCAAGAAACCTCTGTCATAGTGGTACACTTTATTGGAGCTCTTCTATGTTTCGGTGGTGGAACTGCATACTTTTGGACACAg GCCGTGTGTTCGTTCTACCTGCATCCGCTCGGATGTTCGTTGAAACTGGCACATCTTCGAGCGGCATTGTCCACCTTTTGTACTGTTTGTTTCGTCGTAACTCTCATCACTGGCGTGCTGGCACGCTTGGCCTATAAGG GTACGAATCCTCGGAAATGGTACAAGGAAGATGGCGGATGGGAATTGCACGTGGCTAGCACTATCACTGAATGGCTGTGCGCTGCGGCATTCTGCGTGTACATTTTGACATTCACCGAAGAATTTCGCGATGTTAAAGTCACTCATCCAAAG GTTATATCCACCCTTAACCGTACAAGATTGAGCAACGAAGCGCTGAACGAAAGCCAGGACTCCGCGATGGGTCACAATAGAGATGCAACAACGATCACCTGA